In the genome of Fluviispira vulneris, one region contains:
- a CDS encoding HAD-IB family phosphatase yields the protein MNLPRYAFFDFDGTLICQDSFLTLLHKGLKHEPWRILFLVALSPILILTFIFKLNKTAAKSALLWSLTVGKSKRNAVRFLRSTIVEENKNIWFKEVNPTFEKLRKEGVEIVVVTASGQTWVRAMLSANGQKCKTVIGSKLTFFAGGVVLKSRNCYEEEKIKRIHQALGQQFVWHSAWSDHIADLPMLIRSNERYIVCPKDKHIAIFTKELDKKFKLLAWNC from the coding sequence ATGAACCTACCACGCTACGCTTTTTTCGATTTCGACGGCACTCTCATTTGCCAAGACTCTTTCCTGACACTTTTACACAAAGGTCTCAAGCACGAGCCATGGAGAATTTTATTCCTTGTCGCACTCTCTCCGATACTTATTCTCACTTTTATATTTAAACTCAACAAAACGGCTGCAAAATCGGCTCTGCTCTGGAGTCTCACGGTTGGAAAAAGCAAACGGAATGCCGTGCGCTTTTTACGCTCGACTATTGTTGAAGAAAACAAAAATATTTGGTTTAAAGAAGTCAATCCCACATTTGAAAAATTACGCAAAGAAGGTGTTGAAATCGTTGTTGTGACAGCCTCAGGTCAGACTTGGGTGCGCGCTATGCTCAGCGCCAACGGGCAAAAATGCAAAACTGTGATTGGCTCAAAACTCACCTTTTTTGCCGGCGGCGTCGTACTGAAATCAAGAAATTGTTATGAAGAAGAAAAAATCAAGCGTATTCACCAAGCACTTGGCCAACAATTCGTCTGGCACAGTGCATGGAGCGATCATATAGCAGACCTTCCCATGCTCATTCGTTCAAATGAGCGTTATATCGTTTGTCCCAAAGACAAACATATTGCTATTTTTACCAAAGAATTAGACAAAAAATTCAAACTTCTCGCTTGGAATTGCTAA
- a CDS encoding GNAT family N-acetyltransferase, whose amino-acid sequence MLIRKAKPEDIPRIAQIHVKSWQTTYKGILPKKYLESLSEKNKELEWQKLGLDYPNGQGITWVLENEGEVFGFANAGPQRDPPIAGHGEVYCIYILKEFRRMGGGQLLIKEIVKYFKSKGYHSASALILKGNPFTDFYKMIGAEPTEERPFKLDGMDLIQILYLWKNIK is encoded by the coding sequence ATGCTTATCCGTAAAGCAAAACCTGAAGATATTCCTCGCATCGCTCAAATTCATGTCAAAAGTTGGCAAACCACTTATAAGGGCATTCTCCCTAAAAAATATCTCGAAAGCCTATCTGAAAAAAATAAAGAACTCGAATGGCAAAAGTTGGGTTTGGATTATCCAAATGGTCAAGGCATCACTTGGGTCCTCGAAAATGAAGGAGAAGTTTTTGGCTTTGCCAATGCAGGACCACAAAGGGATCCTCCTATTGCAGGTCATGGTGAGGTTTATTGTATTTATATTTTAAAAGAATTTAGAAGGATGGGGGGAGGACAGCTTCTCATCAAAGAAATTGTCAAATACTTTAAATCAAAAGGTTATCACTCTGCTTCTGCCCTTATTTTAAAAGGCAATCCTTTCACAGATTTTTATAAAATGATTGGCGCCGAACCGACCGAAGAACGCCCTTTTAAACTCGATGGAATGGATCTTATTCAAATTCTTTATTTATGGAAAAATATTAAATAA
- a CDS encoding ribonuclease domain-containing protein, producing MKVHIKKISFFIALLSSPSIAFAGSYLFCSNDKSEWHWAYKPSSQQNHQEKEYYWLHGSLNIVNAPVMLHSALKLDFAEDNMHQTDENIFYGIKIKGLNRKKRASLSQHNNNYDFFPSDAASQRGISKCRELVNHCTNSFGPSFHYVGAAGYSIAITDWGYVIADNIICPNWHYPSGLITDTMSVGSLIGQIALDTLTSGPIEKPGVLVGESSAGVGEIAMGAVHSIEQTSIGEGLTPEAHNSAQGPQMPSYASMAKAVSMSDLNSGGSEFHRTGSLRNSTIRKMGIPARAYNASEKIDFKTAKRFMNYERRINETGEFYEIDIPLDPRDKDQSRDAKRVVVNKLNGNRWYTNDHYLTFRNMGPISPELLAQLIK from the coding sequence ATGAAAGTTCATATTAAAAAAATTTCTTTCTTTATTGCACTACTATCTTCTCCATCAATCGCTTTTGCTGGATCATACTTATTTTGTTCAAATGATAAATCAGAATGGCATTGGGCTTATAAACCAAGTTCACAACAAAATCATCAAGAAAAAGAATATTATTGGTTGCATGGGTCTTTAAATATCGTAAATGCTCCTGTCATGTTGCACAGTGCTTTAAAATTAGATTTTGCAGAAGATAATATGCATCAGACGGATGAAAATATTTTTTATGGTATAAAAATTAAAGGATTAAATCGCAAAAAACGTGCCAGTCTGAGTCAGCATAATAATAATTATGACTTTTTTCCTTCAGACGCAGCTTCGCAGAGAGGAATTTCTAAATGTCGTGAATTGGTGAATCATTGCACAAATTCTTTTGGACCATCTTTTCATTATGTTGGTGCTGCTGGCTATTCAATAGCTATCACGGATTGGGGATATGTCATTGCCGATAATATAATTTGTCCAAACTGGCATTATCCCTCGGGATTAATAACTGACACAATGTCAGTAGGCAGTCTTATTGGGCAAATAGCTTTAGATACATTGACTTCAGGCCCCATAGAAAAACCAGGAGTTCTGGTAGGAGAAAGTTCTGCAGGCGTTGGTGAAATAGCAATGGGAGCAGTGCATTCAATTGAGCAAACATCTATTGGTGAAGGCTTAACACCCGAAGCTCATAATTCGGCTCAAGGACCACAAATGCCATCTTATGCGAGCATGGCAAAAGCAGTCTCAATGTCCGATTTGAATAGCGGTGGAAGCGAATTCCATCGCACTGGAAGTTTAAGAAATAGTACAATTCGGAAAATGGGAATTCCTGCCCGTGCTTATAACGCTTCTGAAAAAATTGACTTTAAAACCGCTAAAAGATTTATGAATTATGAAAGAAGAATAAATGAAACTGGAGAGTTTTATGAAATCGACATCCCACTTGATCCAAGAGATAAAGATCAGTCTAGAGATGCAAAACGTGTGGTTGTAAATAAATTAAACGGAAATCGTTGGTATACAAATGATCACTATTTAACATTTAGAAATATGGGTCCAATCAGTCCTGAATTATTAGCTCAGTTAATAAAGTAA
- a CDS encoding ATP-grasp domain-containing protein — MNHGNFILSNANNKHIPYGEWLSSLKEELFLICDNEYNATHTKFTEIKKFSQYEDNEKLMEYARPIITEYKIKTILGKSECDILRCAQLRDEFILHGQSYTQALPYRNKVVMKNILHSQNIPVAHYCEPKALNDAIAFAEIHGFPLILKPKDGSGSLNTLKLNNPSDLFQVSSFANTILEEFIDGKMYHVDGLYLNHELIFASPSVYETGCLEFQNKKSLKSHTLHIDNKLFTRLIDFTQRVIKALPSLKNMAFHAEIFHTLDDNLILCEIASRSGGGKIRQVIEHSYGINID, encoded by the coding sequence ATGAACCATGGAAATTTTATTTTAAGCAATGCGAATAATAAACATATCCCTTATGGTGAATGGCTTTCTTCTTTAAAAGAGGAATTATTTTTAATCTGTGACAATGAATACAATGCCACTCATACAAAATTTACAGAAATAAAAAAGTTTTCTCAGTATGAAGACAATGAGAAATTAATGGAATATGCCCGTCCCATTATTACGGAATATAAGATTAAAACCATTCTGGGGAAATCAGAGTGCGATATATTACGCTGTGCACAATTAAGAGATGAATTTATTCTCCATGGGCAAAGCTATACGCAAGCTTTGCCTTATAGAAATAAAGTTGTTATGAAAAATATTTTGCACAGTCAGAATATTCCTGTTGCGCATTATTGTGAACCGAAGGCATTAAATGATGCTATTGCATTTGCAGAAATACATGGATTTCCTTTAATCTTAAAACCAAAGGATGGTTCAGGTTCCTTAAATACTTTAAAATTAAATAATCCAAGTGATCTTTTTCAAGTCAGTTCTTTCGCAAATACAATTTTAGAAGAATTCATAGATGGAAAGATGTATCATGTGGATGGGTTGTACTTAAATCATGAACTTATCTTTGCATCCCCATCTGTTTATGAAACAGGTTGTCTCGAATTTCAAAATAAAAAATCACTCAAAAGTCACACATTGCATATCGATAATAAACTTTTTACCAGACTGATAGACTTTACCCAGAGAGTTATAAAAGCTCTACCCTCGCTTAAAAATATGGCATTTCATGCTGAAATATTTCATACACTAGATGATAATCTTATATTGTGTGAAATTGCAAGCCGAAGTGGTGGAGGAAAAATAAGACAAGTTATTGAACACTCATATGGAATTAATATTGATTAA
- a CDS encoding dienelactone hydrolase family protein, with protein MTDQNETGKDGQIDRRDFVVKTALTTGFALAVMPIAHSAISTNLSGIEASDVQVPVGKDKIPAYQVIPTGNGPFPVLVVCHEIFGLHEHIRDVCRRFAKEGFFVIAPNLYYRQGDVTKLKDIPEIMSKVVSKVTTGQVNGDIDATLNFIKNSKKANLAQTNIVGFCWGGKTVWLYASHNPKIKTGIAFYGPLSGTSPVQPQSAIDIAPTLTVPVLGLYGGKDKYITWDHIAQMEKALEKGKSGSKIIVYPDADHGFFADYRESYNKKAATEALEQLMLWVRKHKGR; from the coding sequence ATGACAGATCAAAATGAGACTGGTAAAGATGGACAAATTGATAGACGTGATTTTGTTGTTAAAACAGCTTTAACAACGGGTTTTGCCTTAGCCGTTATGCCTATTGCTCATTCGGCAATTTCGACGAATTTAAGTGGAATTGAGGCAAGTGATGTGCAAGTGCCCGTTGGGAAAGATAAAATACCAGCTTATCAAGTTATACCGACAGGCAATGGACCATTTCCAGTACTCGTAGTCTGCCATGAGATTTTCGGCTTACACGAACACATTCGCGATGTATGTCGCAGATTTGCTAAAGAAGGTTTTTTTGTTATTGCTCCAAATCTTTATTACAGACAAGGCGATGTTACCAAGTTAAAAGATATTCCAGAAATCATGTCTAAGGTGGTATCTAAAGTAACAACTGGACAAGTCAATGGAGATATTGACGCTACTTTAAATTTTATTAAAAACTCTAAAAAAGCGAATTTAGCTCAAACAAATATTGTTGGTTTTTGCTGGGGTGGAAAGACAGTATGGCTCTATGCAAGTCACAATCCAAAAATTAAAACAGGAATTGCCTTTTATGGACCTCTGTCGGGGACGTCTCCTGTGCAACCGCAATCCGCCATAGATATTGCACCAACATTAACTGTACCCGTGCTTGGACTTTATGGTGGCAAAGATAAATATATCACTTGGGATCATATTGCGCAGATGGAAAAAGCCTTAGAAAAAGGCAAGAGCGGATCGAAAATAATAGTTTATCCTGATGCGGACCATGGTTTTTTTGCTGATTATAGAGAAAGCTATAATAAAAAAGCTGCCACTGAAGCTTTAGAGCAGCTTATGCTTTGGGTAAGGAAACACAAAGGACGTTAA
- the crtI gene encoding phytoene desaturase family protein, with the protein MRSFDIAVVGAGFGGLSAALTMQSMGMSVVLIEALDKVGGRAYVEVQQGYRFDRGPSIITAPFLIDDIFQMSGAKREDYCQFVSVDPYYNVVFNDGSNIAHYNSKQKLLEEIVRVSPNDVEGVIAFFAHAEKVFQKGFIELGDKDFSNPMSMLGVAPHLLRLDAIRPVYSLVSRYVKSEKVRQFLSFHPLLIGGNPFRAAGVYSLINRLERAYGVFHPIGGMHALAKAFQTRFMELGGEVLLSSPVESIHKNHNDQFEIQMPFQKIQANKIVVNADMNRFVQTVLKGNVQPKRLARKLTKADYSMSAFLMYFGTNRQWTHLPQHTIALGPRYKELLEDIFTKKIVFDDFSLYLHIPTRTDSSLAPEGGEVIYALVPVANLASGTDWESYKTTFADKVTNMLEDKFLPGLKSSIVVKSIFTPDDFDQTLQSHLGNAFGLEPWILQSAGFRPSNKSKEVEGLYFVGANTQPGAGLPGVLLSSRITCRLVAQDEGLKSMPALLSNIKNAFSYVNPN; encoded by the coding sequence ATGAGATCATTTGACATAGCGGTTGTTGGTGCTGGTTTTGGTGGTTTGTCTGCAGCATTAACCATGCAAAGCATGGGGATGTCGGTTGTATTAATAGAAGCTCTCGATAAAGTAGGAGGGAGAGCCTATGTCGAAGTGCAACAAGGTTATCGCTTTGATAGAGGACCTTCAATTATTACAGCTCCCTTTTTAATAGACGATATTTTTCAAATGTCAGGCGCAAAAAGAGAAGATTATTGTCAATTTGTTTCTGTCGATCCATATTACAATGTTGTTTTTAATGATGGCTCAAATATTGCACATTATAATTCAAAACAAAAATTGTTAGAAGAAATTGTCCGCGTCAGTCCAAATGATGTCGAAGGCGTGATTGCTTTTTTTGCGCATGCAGAAAAAGTTTTTCAAAAGGGATTCATAGAACTTGGAGATAAAGATTTTTCAAACCCAATGAGTATGCTTGGGGTTGCGCCACATTTATTACGTCTCGATGCCATACGTCCAGTGTATTCACTTGTCTCGCGTTACGTTAAAAGTGAAAAAGTCAGACAGTTTTTAAGTTTTCATCCTCTTTTAATTGGTGGCAATCCATTCCGCGCAGCTGGGGTTTATTCTTTAATAAATCGTTTAGAAAGAGCTTATGGTGTTTTTCATCCTATTGGAGGAATGCATGCGCTCGCTAAAGCATTTCAAACTCGATTTATGGAACTGGGAGGCGAGGTATTATTATCTTCCCCTGTAGAATCTATTCATAAAAATCATAATGATCAATTTGAAATACAAATGCCCTTTCAAAAAATTCAAGCAAATAAAATTGTAGTGAATGCGGATATGAACCGTTTTGTCCAAACAGTTTTAAAAGGAAATGTTCAACCTAAAAGACTTGCACGTAAATTAACAAAAGCAGATTATAGTATGTCTGCTTTTCTAATGTACTTTGGAACGAATAGACAATGGACGCATTTACCTCAGCATACAATTGCTTTAGGACCACGTTATAAAGAATTGCTTGAAGATATTTTCACAAAAAAAATTGTCTTCGATGATTTTAGTTTGTATTTACATATTCCAACGCGCACTGACTCATCTTTGGCTCCAGAGGGTGGTGAGGTAATTTATGCTCTGGTCCCAGTGGCAAATTTAGCAAGTGGTACGGACTGGGAAAGTTACAAAACGACTTTCGCTGATAAAGTAACAAATATGCTTGAAGATAAATTTTTACCAGGATTAAAATCTTCAATTGTAGTAAAAAGTATTTTTACACCTGATGACTTCGATCAGACATTACAAAGTCATTTAGGCAATGCATTTGGACTTGAACCATGGATTTTGCAAAGTGCTGGATTTAGGCCATCCAATAAATCAAAAGAAGTTGAAGGCCTTTATTTTGTGGGAGCAAATACCCAACCTGGTGCGGGTCTGCCAGGTGTATTATTGAGTTCAAGAATTACTTGCCGATTAGTTGCACAAGATGAAGGATTAAAATCCATGCCTGCTCTTTTATCGAATATTAAAAATGCATTTTCTTATGTAAATCCAAATTGA
- a CDS encoding phytoene/squalene synthase family protein yields the protein MKILEIENSEIAKIECQRPILLSKVMNNIQYEWLYFEITYENQHILCIISLLDPFSIEKNLQQNSPTIYLTWYDNKKIIAYSYAVLSYKDRGNLENKIENWLNGISSNLEIVLPCHSTQKIIHLTLNNPFPKANIDDFSSEGINNCSKKHFWQLLLKSVKVQGSIETIEIPREKFSEFFSRYSLFYDKYLEKLLKNKSPCRLQFKDASYYLDHNAGVEKLSEIKNHWFWWHSEQNGLWEVCYFFPNAKQMFYCHSNASEQAAEILSVETTKIVKNYKYSNFFLQYPALMLSRMFGTILVDFKIESAPFYLRARSLGKVNLTLELLKPKNISKKITQFLIGSRKINSKYFNIELNDFESYLDFFSICKNITKNNGKSFFLASHVLSREQREASYFVYTLCRLIDDATDELVNIPTLDGALQGSCFSNKFLNVLWGKDFLVDAYFLIQIRERISFCLFRNIDLKSTENFIFDARRKINEFYLEKRHFEELIFGQKMDEKFCQPNNFNEFYLYCYRVAGVVGLLMAKMFKTQQSEEAEKAAEHLGIAMQITNILRDIKEDFENGRIYIPKSFCQYYNLNIDEKIFFNGVQNRNIDFIDNLAKRAIKYYQNANQGIKTIPSLRARFCVRLMLAIYGSILGKILLDKQIVFKERAIVSKFERILIFFKVILGFSPLKVAKLNRNFTIDETLIL from the coding sequence ATGAAAATTCTAGAAATCGAGAATTCAGAAATTGCAAAAATTGAATGCCAAAGGCCTATATTGTTATCGAAGGTTATGAACAATATTCAATATGAGTGGTTGTACTTTGAAATCACTTATGAAAATCAGCATATTTTATGTATTATTTCACTATTGGATCCATTTTCTATTGAGAAAAATTTACAACAGAATTCTCCTACGATATATTTGACTTGGTATGATAACAAGAAAATTATTGCGTATTCTTATGCGGTTCTTTCATATAAAGATCGAGGAAATTTAGAAAATAAAATAGAAAACTGGCTCAATGGCATATCATCCAATCTTGAAATTGTACTCCCTTGTCATTCAACTCAGAAAATTATTCATCTCACTCTAAATAATCCTTTTCCTAAGGCAAATATTGATGATTTTTCAAGCGAAGGAATAAATAATTGTTCAAAGAAACATTTTTGGCAACTTTTATTGAAATCAGTAAAGGTTCAAGGATCTATTGAAACGATAGAAATACCTAGAGAAAAATTTTCAGAATTTTTTTCACGCTATTCATTATTTTATGACAAATATTTAGAAAAATTACTTAAAAATAAATCACCATGTCGTCTGCAATTCAAAGATGCTTCTTATTATTTAGATCACAATGCAGGTGTTGAAAAACTGTCTGAAATAAAGAATCATTGGTTTTGGTGGCACTCAGAACAAAATGGACTGTGGGAAGTTTGCTACTTCTTCCCAAATGCAAAGCAAATGTTTTATTGTCATAGCAATGCAAGTGAGCAAGCAGCAGAGATCCTATCAGTCGAGACAACTAAAATTGTCAAGAACTATAAATATTCCAATTTCTTTTTGCAATATCCTGCTTTGATGCTTTCCAGAATGTTTGGGACCATCTTAGTCGATTTTAAAATTGAATCAGCACCATTTTATTTACGTGCACGAAGTTTAGGAAAAGTAAATCTTACCCTCGAGTTATTGAAACCAAAAAATATAAGCAAAAAAATTACGCAATTTTTAATTGGCTCGCGCAAAATTAATTCAAAATATTTTAATATTGAATTAAACGATTTTGAATCTTATTTGGATTTTTTTAGTATCTGTAAAAATATCACAAAAAATAATGGTAAGTCATTCTTTTTGGCTTCGCATGTGCTTTCGAGAGAACAGAGAGAAGCGTCTTATTTTGTTTATACCTTATGCAGATTAATTGACGATGCTACAGATGAATTGGTTAATATTCCAACTCTCGATGGTGCATTGCAGGGGTCTTGTTTTTCCAATAAATTTTTAAATGTCTTATGGGGAAAAGATTTTTTGGTCGATGCTTATTTTTTAATTCAAATTAGAGAACGTATCTCTTTTTGTTTATTTAGAAATATTGATTTAAAATCAACTGAAAACTTTATTTTCGATGCTCGGCGTAAAATCAATGAATTTTATTTAGAGAAGAGGCATTTTGAAGAATTGATTTTTGGACAAAAAATGGATGAGAAGTTTTGTCAACCAAATAATTTTAATGAATTCTATTTGTATTGTTATCGAGTGGCAGGTGTTGTCGGCTTGCTCATGGCTAAAATGTTCAAAACACAGCAAAGTGAAGAAGCAGAAAAAGCGGCAGAACATTTAGGCATTGCTATGCAAATTACAAATATTTTAAGAGATATTAAAGAAGATTTTGAGAATGGGAGAATTTATATACCTAAATCATTTTGTCAATATTATAATTTAAATATTGATGAAAAGATTTTTTTTAATGGTGTGCAAAATAGAAATATTGATTTTATTGATAATCTTGCAAAAAGAGCTATAAAATATTATCAAAATGCCAATCAAGGAATAAAAACTATTCCATCTTTGCGTGCACGTTTTTGTGTTCGACTTATGCTTGCTATTTATGGTTCTATTTTAGGGAAAATTTTACTAGATAAACAGATTGTTTTTAAAGAAAGGGCGATTGTTTCAAAATTTGAAAGAATTTTAATTTTTTTCAAAGTCATTCTTGGATTTTCTCCTTTAAAGGTTGCAAAATTAAATAGAAATTTTACCATAGATGAAACTCTTATTTTGTAG
- a CDS encoding polyprenyl synthetase family protein, whose protein sequence is MSHNKNQRQNVLKDFNFFNTKLNEYLNNLEKQMSDQFFYNSYIKDCIKDSLLVLARDSLNAKAKRIRPLLCSWIFRNYILAHDFSKEYRSLVKKDKSSLNKCLKVLFCIEILHCASLIIDDIEDGSLERRGQQALYLQYGIPNTLNTGTWMYFLAIKTLPKSLHSIAVNTLYDCHIGQALDLSNNNPKFIESLFFGSSEHRWEYYKKCAELKTARLLQFSIDCLEQILDIDKKTIIALKKLFMYYGLSFQMFDDIKNILPDLSGHKSYEDLNSGLRSSISLTFLDLLSSQEKRDAYNEFINSKYSEFMLSHNLYKYCLKECYNNAQNYLDQSSLLLDEISCHSESREYIHFILENPIENIRYSIANLIAESHISFNELQSSIL, encoded by the coding sequence TTGTCGCATAATAAAAATCAAAGGCAAAATGTCTTAAAAGATTTTAATTTTTTTAATACAAAATTGAATGAATATTTAAATAATCTTGAGAAACAAATGTCAGATCAATTTTTTTATAATAGTTATATAAAAGATTGTATAAAAGATAGTCTTTTAGTCTTAGCTAGAGATTCGCTCAATGCAAAAGCAAAAAGAATTCGCCCTTTATTGTGTTCATGGATTTTTAGAAATTATATTTTGGCGCATGATTTTTCAAAGGAATATCGAAGTTTAGTTAAGAAAGATAAATCATCTTTAAATAAATGTTTAAAAGTTTTGTTTTGTATCGAAATTCTTCATTGTGCGAGCTTAATTATAGATGATATTGAAGATGGAAGTCTTGAGAGAAGAGGACAGCAGGCGCTTTACTTGCAGTATGGCATTCCAAATACCTTGAATACAGGCACTTGGATGTATTTTTTAGCAATTAAAACTTTGCCAAAATCTCTTCATTCCATTGCTGTCAATACTCTCTATGACTGTCATATAGGCCAAGCGCTTGATTTAAGCAATAATAACCCCAAATTTATCGAATCGCTTTTCTTTGGGAGTTCTGAACACAGGTGGGAATATTATAAAAAATGTGCAGAATTAAAAACAGCACGGCTTCTTCAATTTTCCATCGACTGTTTAGAACAAATTCTAGATATTGATAAGAAAACAATAATTGCTCTTAAAAAATTATTTATGTATTATGGACTTTCTTTTCAAATGTTTGATGATATTAAAAATATTTTACCAGATTTAAGTGGGCATAAATCATATGAAGATTTAAATTCTGGATTACGTAGTTCAATTTCATTAACATTTCTGGATTTATTATCGTCACAGGAAAAGAGAGACGCTTATAATGAATTTATAAATTCAAAATATTCTGAATTTATGTTATCACATAATTTATATAAATATTGTCTTAAAGAATGTTATAATAATGCGCAAAATTATCTAGATCAGTCCTCACTTTTACTTGATGAAATTTCTTGTCATTCTGAATCACGAGAATATATACATTTTATTTTAGAGAACCCAATAGAAAATATTAGATATAGCATAGCCAACTTAATAGCGGAATCGCACATAAGTTTTAATGAATTACAGAGCTCAATTTTATGA